The following are from one region of the Thermoanaerobaculia bacterium genome:
- the modB gene encoding molybdate ABC transporter permease subunit has translation MTVWTPLLLTFRIALCSTALAALFGLPLARRFSRRGNAFAESTLLLPLVLPPTTLGWYLLLLLGRSTALGRFLESHGVRLVFDWKGAVVAAACVSFPLFFVTARTALAAVDPRWEEAARLLGASDAKVFARVTLPTAARGLVSAAVLAFARSVGDFGATLLVAGNIPGRTQTLSIAIYDAFSAGDDRRAAALVAITTVLAYAALLAAHRSIPRRWE, from the coding sequence GTGACCGTCTGGACGCCGCTCCTGCTGACCTTCCGGATCGCCCTCTGCTCGACGGCGCTCGCCGCCCTGTTTGGCCTGCCTCTCGCGCGCCGGTTCTCGCGGCGAGGCAACGCGTTCGCGGAGTCGACGCTCCTCCTTCCGCTCGTTCTCCCTCCCACGACGCTCGGCTGGTACCTGCTGCTCCTGCTCGGGCGCTCGACGGCGCTCGGGCGCTTCCTCGAGAGCCACGGCGTCCGGCTCGTCTTCGACTGGAAGGGCGCCGTCGTCGCCGCGGCCTGCGTGTCGTTCCCGCTGTTCTTCGTGACCGCTCGGACCGCGCTCGCCGCGGTCGACCCGCGATGGGAGGAGGCGGCCCGGCTCCTCGGCGCATCGGACGCGAAGGTGTTCGCGCGGGTGACGCTGCCGACGGCAGCCCGCGGCCTCGTCTCGGCGGCGGTCCTCGCTTTCGCCCGGTCGGTCGGCGACTTCGGAGCGACGCTGCTGGTCGCCGGCAACATCCCGGGCCGGACGCAGACCCTTTCGATCGCGATCTACGACGCGTTCTCGGCCGGCGACGACCGCCGGGCGGCGGCGCTCGTCGCGATCACGACGGTCCTGGCGTACGCCGCGCTGCTGGCGGCGCACCGGAGCATCCCGCGGCGATGGGAGTGA
- the modA gene encoding molybdate ABC transporter substrate-binding protein codes for MLRAKDLLGIGILALVGAASPAAARGVLTVAAAANARPAFEEIRAAFERQSGIRVVVSYGASGILARQVEQGAPFDLFLSADESFLSRLEERHLVAPGRAAYAEGTLVLATAPGRPKCTSIRDLLNPAFARIAVAKPEIAPYGRAAIDALTRSGVIDGVRPRLVFAENVRDALRYVESGDADAGFAAESEARETRLARFAVARELYAPIRQEAAVVARSSHPNEAAALLRFLRGPEARAIWARHGYRLP; via the coding sequence GTGCTCCGCGCAAAAGACCTTCTCGGCATCGGCATTCTCGCCCTCGTCGGCGCGGCCTCGCCGGCGGCGGCCAGGGGCGTTCTCACGGTCGCGGCGGCCGCCAACGCGCGTCCCGCCTTCGAGGAGATCCGCGCCGCGTTCGAGCGCCAATCGGGGATTCGGGTCGTCGTCTCCTACGGCGCGTCCGGCATCCTCGCCCGCCAGGTCGAGCAGGGCGCGCCGTTCGATCTTTTCCTGTCCGCCGATGAGTCGTTCCTTTCGCGCCTGGAGGAGCGGCATCTGGTCGCCCCCGGCCGGGCGGCTTACGCCGAAGGCACGCTCGTCCTGGCGACGGCGCCGGGGCGTCCGAAGTGCACGTCGATTCGCGATCTCCTCAACCCCGCGTTTGCTCGGATCGCCGTCGCCAAGCCCGAGATCGCCCCGTACGGACGGGCGGCGATCGACGCGCTGACCCGTTCCGGCGTGATCGACGGCGTGCGGCCGCGGCTCGTGTTCGCCGAGAACGTTCGGGACGCGCTTCGCTACGTCGAATCGGGCGATGCGGACGCCGGGTTCGCCGCCGAATCGGAGGCGCGCGAGACGCGTCTGGCGCGGTTCGCCGTCGCGCGCGAGCTCTACGCGCCGATCCGGCAGGAAGCGGCCGTCGTCGCGCGCTCCTCTCATCCGAACGAAGCCGCGGCTCTCCTTCGGTTCCTCCGCGGGCCCGAGGCGCGCGCGATCTGGGCGCGGCACGGATACCGGCTCCCGTGA
- a CDS encoding ATP-binding cassette domain-containing protein: MGVISASVRLRRGDFAADVRFESDARALAIFGASGAGKTTFLDGVAGVRRPEEGRIEVRGSTLFDSDARIDVPPRRRRVGYVRQAADLFPAMTVGENIAFASSCRTGGGSGETADALAVLGVAPLRERRPRELSGGEMRRVQIARALASSPEILLLDEPFANLDAAARREILPLLARIPRLSGVPTVLVTHDVEEVFAFADEVVVFEGGRAVAQGEPLATLSRPGSWAVARIAGVENFLRGRVRGAAAGGGTLVEWEGAVLRAPEVQGAEGAEVTLALFAEDVLIARGPIEGLSARNALPMRVDSVDDAGDSVLVMLSSGPRRLQSRVTRDALSALRIVPGAEVAAVFKSASLRVLEGLK; encoded by the coding sequence ATGGGAGTGATCTCCGCCTCGGTCCGCCTCCGGCGCGGCGATTTCGCAGCCGACGTGCGGTTCGAGAGCGACGCGCGCGCGCTCGCGATCTTCGGGGCTTCGGGAGCCGGGAAGACGACGTTTCTCGACGGCGTCGCGGGGGTGCGCCGTCCGGAGGAGGGGAGGATCGAGGTCCGCGGATCGACGCTCTTCGACTCCGACGCCCGGATCGACGTTCCTCCGCGCCGGCGACGCGTGGGATACGTCCGGCAGGCGGCGGACCTTTTCCCGGCGATGACCGTCGGCGAGAACATCGCCTTCGCGTCCTCCTGCCGGACCGGGGGCGGGTCCGGCGAAACGGCGGATGCGCTCGCGGTTCTCGGCGTCGCGCCCCTCCGGGAGCGCCGCCCGCGCGAGCTGTCCGGGGGCGAGATGCGGCGGGTCCAGATCGCCCGCGCGCTCGCGTCGTCTCCGGAGATCCTTCTTCTCGACGAGCCTTTCGCGAACCTCGACGCGGCGGCGCGGCGCGAGATCCTGCCGCTTCTCGCCCGGATTCCGCGCCTCTCGGGGGTCCCGACCGTTCTCGTCACGCACGACGTGGAGGAGGTCTTCGCGTTCGCCGACGAGGTCGTGGTCTTCGAGGGGGGGCGCGCCGTCGCGCAGGGGGAGCCCCTCGCCACGTTGTCCCGTCCCGGCTCGTGGGCCGTCGCGCGCATCGCCGGGGTCGAGAACTTCCTGCGCGGACGCGTCCGCGGGGCGGCCGCGGGAGGGGGAACCCTCGTCGAGTGGGAGGGCGCCGTCCTTCGAGCGCCCGAGGTGCAAGGGGCGGAGGGCGCCGAAGTCACCCTCGCGCTTTTCGCCGAGGACGTTCTGATCGCGCGCGGCCCGATCGAAGGTCTGTCGGCGCGGAACGCCCTTCCGATGCGGGTCGACTCGGTCGACGACGCGGGCGACTCGGTGCTCGTGATGCTCTCGAGCGGTCCGCGGCGGCTGCAGTCGCGCGTCACGCGAGACGCCCTTTCGGCCCTGCGAATCGTGCCCGGAGCGGAGGTCGCCGCCGTCTTCAAGTCGGCCTCGCTCCGCGTTCTCGAAGGTCTAAAATGA